Proteins found in one Kineosporia sp. NBRC 101731 genomic segment:
- a CDS encoding CbiX/SirB N-terminal domain-containing protein → MSAPVFVACSHGTRSPAGREVIDQFRADLARARPGLRIEAAHVDVQEPFVADVVDRLKAEGLSLVVVPLLLSTGFHVKTDIGNAVASAPGRARAADPLGPDTRLLEVLHDRLAGAGAAPGDAIVLAAAGSSDPAASRAVEEMAAALSRSRDGAVVVPAYAAAGTPTVADAVARLREEHPGTPVTIAGYLLAPGQFVSKLATAGADRVTAPMAPHPVLTELALNRYDAAVAELAELTGV, encoded by the coding sequence ATGTCTGCGCCCGTATTCGTCGCCTGCTCCCACGGCACCCGGTCCCCGGCCGGGCGGGAGGTGATCGACCAGTTCCGCGCCGACCTGGCCCGGGCCCGCCCCGGGCTGCGGATCGAGGCTGCGCACGTGGATGTGCAGGAACCGTTCGTCGCCGACGTGGTGGACCGGCTGAAGGCCGAGGGCCTGTCCCTGGTCGTGGTGCCGCTGCTGCTCTCCACCGGCTTCCACGTGAAGACGGACATCGGCAACGCCGTGGCCTCCGCGCCGGGCCGGGCCCGGGCCGCGGATCCGCTCGGTCCCGACACCCGCCTGCTGGAGGTGCTGCACGACCGGCTGGCCGGGGCCGGGGCCGCGCCGGGGGACGCGATCGTGCTGGCCGCCGCAGGTTCCAGCGATCCGGCCGCGTCCAGAGCCGTGGAGGAGATGGCGGCCGCCCTGTCGCGCTCGCGGGACGGAGCCGTGGTCGTGCCGGCCTACGCCGCCGCCGGCACCCCCACCGTGGCCGACGCCGTCGCCCGGCTGCGCGAGGAACATCCCGGTACGCCCGTCACGATCGCCGGTTACCTGCTGGCTCCCGGGCAGTTCGTCAGCAAGCTCGCCACGGCCGGCGCCGACCGCGTCACTGCCCCGATGGCGCCCCATCCCGTGCTGACCGAACTGGCCCTGAACAGGTACGACGCGGCAGTGGCCGAGCTGGCCGAGCTGACGGGGGTGTGA
- a CDS encoding PQQ-dependent sugar dehydrogenase — protein MKTSHTIAAGSLVVMALSGCSSASDGSGGSGQVSVGASDEQTTPATPGGEPSDTGATTSTIKVPKATLGKTLATKLDVPWGVTFLADGSALVSERPSGDIVRITPKGKKSTVGTVPGVSDDGEGGLLGLALKPGARPTKAKPVNVWAYVHSTQGDNRVVRMSYDGNSLGKPKAVLTGIPASSIHNGGEITFGPDGKLWIGTGDGANTSNAQNKKSLGGKILRINSDGSAPKDNPYPGSPVYSLGHRNVQGIAFDSKKHPWAAEFGQDTWDELNRILPGKNYGWPVVEGKKKREGYVAPKVQWHTENASPSGLAIVDDVAYLGALRGERLWAVPLQNKTAGTPKSLFHQRFGRIRNVAATPAGDHLWITTSNTDGRGEPGKTDDRVLRIDLG, from the coding sequence GTGAAGACGTCACACACGATCGCGGCCGGATCACTCGTCGTCATGGCTCTGTCCGGTTGCTCGTCGGCCTCGGACGGTTCTGGCGGCTCGGGTCAGGTGAGCGTCGGGGCGAGCGACGAGCAGACCACCCCGGCCACCCCGGGGGGTGAGCCGAGCGACACAGGCGCCACCACGTCCACCATCAAGGTACCCAAGGCGACCCTGGGCAAGACCCTCGCGACGAAGCTCGACGTGCCCTGGGGTGTGACCTTCCTGGCCGACGGCTCGGCGCTGGTGTCGGAACGGCCCAGCGGCGACATCGTGCGCATCACCCCGAAGGGCAAGAAGTCGACGGTCGGCACCGTGCCCGGGGTGAGTGACGACGGCGAGGGCGGACTGCTCGGGCTGGCCCTGAAGCCGGGTGCCCGACCGACGAAGGCCAAGCCGGTGAACGTGTGGGCCTACGTGCACAGCACGCAGGGCGACAACCGGGTGGTACGGATGAGCTACGACGGCAACTCGCTGGGCAAACCCAAGGCCGTGCTCACCGGGATTCCCGCGTCGAGCATCCACAACGGCGGAGAGATCACCTTCGGCCCGGACGGAAAGCTCTGGATCGGTACCGGTGACGGCGCGAACACCAGCAACGCCCAGAACAAGAAGAGCCTGGGCGGCAAGATCCTCCGCATCAACAGCGACGGTTCGGCGCCGAAAGACAACCCGTATCCGGGTTCTCCGGTCTACTCGCTGGGCCATCGCAACGTGCAGGGCATCGCCTTCGACTCGAAGAAGCACCCCTGGGCCGCCGAGTTCGGGCAGGACACCTGGGACGAGCTGAACCGCATCCTGCCCGGCAAGAATTACGGCTGGCCGGTGGTGGAGGGCAAGAAGAAGCGCGAGGGCTACGTCGCACCCAAGGTGCAGTGGCACACCGAGAATGCCTCTCCCAGTGGTCTGGCGATTGTGGACGACGTGGCTTACCTGGGTGCGCTGCGGGGTGAGCGGCTGTGGGCCGTGCCCCTGCAGAACAAGACCGCGGGCACTCCGAAGAGCCTCTTCCACCAGCGTTTCGGCCGGATCCGCAACGTCGCCGCGACCCCCGCCGGCGACCACCTGTGGATCACCACGTCGAACACCGACGGACGCGGCGAGCCGGGGAAGACCGACGACCGGGTGCTGCGGATCGACCTCGGGTAA
- the gatB gene encoding Asp-tRNA(Asn)/Glu-tRNA(Gln) amidotransferase subunit GatB: MTSLSQFAEVLDYDEALATFDPVLGLEVHVELNTNTKMFCGCSTEFGAEPNTQVCPVCLGLPGALPVLNQIGLESAIRIGLALNCSIAQWCRFARKNYFYPDMPKNFQTSQYDEPIAFEGYLDVELEDGETFRVQIERAHMEEDTGKSLHVGGATGRIQGAEYSLVDYNRAGIPLIEIVTKPITGAGDRAPEVAKAYVSALRELLRALKVSDVKMEQGSMRCDVNASLRPKAEDPQQQDAVPLGTRTETKNVNSLRSVERAVKYEISRHAAVLTGGGKILQETRHWHEDTGITTSGREKSDAEDYRYFPEPDLVPIAPDAAWVEELRGTLPEPPALRRRRLQGEWNFSDKEMRDLYNSGAVELVEATVAAGASPLAARKWWTGELSRLANLEEKQLSEMPVTPAQIAQLQSLVESGKLTDTLARQALEGVLAGEGDPEQVVEKRGLVLVSDDGALGEAVDRAIAANPGVADKIRAGKVQAAGALIGSVMKEMRGKADAARVRELVLERLPVDAPDA; this comes from the coding sequence ATGACCTCGCTCAGCCAGTTCGCCGAGGTGCTCGACTACGACGAGGCCCTGGCGACGTTCGACCCGGTGCTCGGCCTCGAGGTACACGTCGAGCTGAACACGAACACGAAGATGTTCTGCGGCTGCTCCACCGAGTTCGGCGCCGAGCCGAACACCCAGGTGTGCCCGGTCTGCCTGGGCCTGCCCGGCGCGCTGCCGGTGCTCAACCAGATCGGCCTGGAGTCGGCGATCCGGATCGGCCTGGCGCTGAACTGCTCGATCGCGCAATGGTGCCGGTTCGCCCGGAAGAACTACTTCTACCCGGACATGCCGAAGAACTTCCAGACCTCGCAGTACGACGAGCCGATCGCGTTCGAGGGTTACCTCGACGTCGAGCTGGAAGACGGCGAGACCTTCCGGGTGCAGATCGAGCGCGCCCACATGGAGGAGGACACCGGTAAGTCGCTGCACGTCGGCGGTGCCACCGGCCGGATCCAGGGCGCCGAGTACTCGCTGGTCGACTACAACCGGGCCGGTATCCCGCTGATCGAGATCGTCACCAAGCCGATCACCGGCGCCGGTGATCGCGCGCCCGAGGTGGCCAAGGCCTACGTCAGCGCGCTGCGTGAACTGCTGCGGGCGCTGAAGGTCAGCGACGTGAAGATGGAGCAGGGCTCGATGCGCTGCGACGTCAACGCCTCGCTGCGGCCGAAGGCCGAAGACCCCCAGCAGCAGGACGCGGTGCCGCTGGGTACCCGCACCGAGACCAAGAACGTCAACTCGCTGCGTAGTGTCGAGCGCGCGGTGAAGTACGAGATCTCGCGGCACGCGGCGGTTCTCACCGGTGGCGGGAAGATCCTGCAGGAGACCCGGCACTGGCACGAAGACACCGGCATCACCACCTCCGGCCGGGAGAAGTCCGACGCCGAGGACTACCGCTACTTCCCCGAGCCCGACCTGGTGCCGATCGCACCGGACGCGGCGTGGGTGGAGGAGCTGCGCGGCACCCTGCCCGAGCCCCCGGCCCTGCGCCGGCGCCGGCTGCAGGGGGAGTGGAACTTCTCCGACAAGGAGATGCGCGACCTCTACAACTCAGGAGCGGTCGAGCTGGTCGAGGCCACGGTCGCGGCCGGTGCCTCGCCCCTGGCGGCCCGTAAGTGGTGGACGGGTGAGCTGTCCCGGCTGGCCAACCTCGAGGAGAAGCAGCTCTCCGAGATGCCGGTGACGCCGGCGCAGATCGCGCAGCTGCAGTCGCTGGTCGAGTCGGGCAAGCTCACCGACACCCTGGCCCGGCAGGCGCTCGAGGGTGTGTTGGCCGGCGAGGGTGACCCGGAGCAGGTCGTCGAGAAGCGTGGTCTGGTCCTGGTCTCCGACGACGGCGCGCTGGGCGAGGCCGTCGACCGGGCGATCGCGGCCAACCCGGGTGTTGCCGACAAGATCCGCGCGGGCAAGGTGCAGGCGGCCGGCGCGCTGATCGGTTCGGTCATGAAGGAGATGCGGGGGAAGGCTGACGCGGCCCGGGTGCGCGAGCTCGTTCTGGAGCGGCTGCCCGTGGACGCCCCGGATGCCTGA
- a CDS encoding acyltransferase family protein has product MADLHDPRPAPSRRGPGRHSSGQAASPQAPQEPEQPVEFGASEPLPERPGRPRPPGRRAAAITTPNGMPVLDVLLSNWERSGEIYLQDNASPDGAGHRPLNTYLPEFSQNATQPPQAVTRSTQPDPASSTVARPVPQPVPEARPEPASQPYLSRAERRRAEARRSAQDAPPPAPATAPEAPSADAWWQGREPEERRPSRSRARETDPGVHADFGARVHGDRGVTTGGPASESRSPSADVDSPRVTEGYGGQATDEVPGDPGPLASGDPGGSRPEPGGRGYAELDVRSLGGPPPERTRSGRRGSRSGAEPFGPPVADDLGSPRRQPGAAGEPGGRTSDAGFGESGGHGSRRQDPGRQAENDVASGVRPRGVGFDAPGADGSGLRRRGPGSGASGVGESGLRPRAVGMDESGAAGSGLERRDPGFGRPASGESGMRTRGARSGGSGLSESEVRVLGADVAEPGAGGRRGASAPGLAATGALGFVSRMPDADFGLPNAGDGGSRMLGAGPRALGASGASSDAPESLSETEPSVAGQQFSGISGSFAEAPADDDAWAHEELWSPDDARGDVQEVSSDQRSGSAGTPDVSRARRRSRASRSGPDEDFGPGNPSGSDAAPGSDPGAPQAFWTEGPTVLRHGRTQSRGGDLRGRAPGSPATPPGFRNVQGSVGTGDPQAFWTQDLPIPGRRNASPAPAGHRGPGSEKPVDNRPSANYDDRANYDDPAGHGDQTGHGNQAGYGNQAGYPDGAGDGDETRYRDGAAGEESEESAGYGDRDETEDRSPDQRGPMPDEFRAGSRSPGGQNRAPRLGAGRGPRGHNRQQREERVHDEQVRDASDAIWLKDLARPATPANLFQPRQPGPPRPPNTYSPNTYSPNTYSPNTYSPNAHAPNQGSPNQGSLNQSAPYGNRPGQPGRPPSAGSRPAQYPPGANNRPGGRPGPVWVDSARGLAIVLVVFLHAAGWVQQSASTMPLLNDLNQIVSTVWTPLFFLSAGLLATRWLYASWSELLSQKVLSLVWVYLLWQVVSTVQSVVASTFTGASPGPASLLTSLALSPARPAFELWFVWALAIFFVVARLCSRFPLAPQLAVGALMGALTFSDLIPAINLGWSGTPSYYLFFLIGCYYSQLLQMLAERFTPKVALGSVGGWLLISTLIHVTGLDGLPVVGVIVHLLGLVAGVGAAVLLQNVQLLSYLGARTIPIYLTHTSVIVLLVAVLHPIMGAVPGLTWILPFALTVPAIWLSLKLYDAVMQTPLRFIYEPPENLTDLVRSTVGQRRGGADRLPPALVPGLVRQPFDRQIESVLM; this is encoded by the coding sequence ATGGCCGACCTGCACGATCCTCGGCCTGCCCCCTCCCGCCGCGGTCCCGGACGGCACTCGTCCGGGCAGGCCGCTTCGCCGCAGGCCCCTCAGGAGCCTGAACAACCGGTGGAGTTCGGTGCCTCCGAACCCCTTCCCGAACGTCCGGGCCGTCCCCGTCCGCCCGGCCGCCGGGCGGCGGCCATCACCACGCCCAACGGTATGCCGGTGCTCGACGTGCTGCTCTCGAACTGGGAGCGCAGCGGTGAGATCTACCTCCAGGACAACGCTTCCCCCGACGGGGCCGGCCACCGTCCGCTGAACACCTACCTGCCGGAGTTCAGCCAGAACGCGACCCAGCCACCTCAGGCCGTAACCCGTTCCACCCAGCCCGACCCCGCGTCCTCAACGGTGGCCCGGCCCGTGCCGCAACCCGTGCCGGAAGCACGACCGGAACCGGCGTCCCAGCCGTACCTGTCCCGTGCCGAACGCCGCCGGGCCGAGGCCCGTCGCAGCGCCCAGGACGCGCCACCACCGGCACCAGCGACGGCCCCCGAGGCGCCGTCCGCCGATGCCTGGTGGCAGGGCCGGGAGCCGGAAGAGCGACGTCCGTCCCGGTCACGTGCCCGCGAGACAGATCCGGGAGTGCACGCCGACTTCGGCGCACGGGTGCACGGCGATCGCGGCGTGACGACGGGCGGCCCGGCCTCCGAGAGCCGGTCACCGAGCGCTGATGTCGATTCACCGCGGGTGACCGAGGGTTACGGCGGTCAAGCAACGGACGAGGTCCCCGGCGACCCAGGGCCCCTCGCCTCGGGTGACCCCGGGGGCAGCCGGCCGGAGCCCGGCGGCCGAGGATACGCGGAGCTCGACGTCAGGTCGCTGGGCGGCCCACCCCCGGAGCGCACACGCAGTGGACGCCGGGGGTCACGATCCGGCGCGGAACCGTTCGGCCCGCCCGTCGCCGACGACCTCGGTTCACCGAGACGGCAGCCGGGTGCCGCGGGCGAGCCCGGCGGGCGGACGTCTGACGCCGGCTTCGGGGAGTCCGGGGGACACGGTTCGCGCCGGCAGGATCCCGGTCGTCAGGCCGAGAACGACGTTGCGTCCGGCGTGCGTCCGCGGGGTGTGGGTTTCGACGCGCCGGGTGCCGACGGAAGCGGTCTGCGCAGGCGTGGTCCTGGATCCGGTGCGTCCGGCGTGGGTGAATCCGGTCTCCGGCCGCGTGCTGTGGGTATGGATGAGTCGGGTGCTGCCGGGAGCGGTCTGGAGCGGCGGGATCCGGGCTTCGGTCGGCCGGCTTCCGGTGAATCAGGGATGCGGACGAGGGGCGCACGCTCGGGTGGCTCGGGTCTGAGTGAGTCCGAGGTGCGGGTGCTGGGCGCGGACGTCGCGGAGCCGGGTGCCGGTGGGCGGCGCGGGGCCTCAGCTCCGGGGCTCGCGGCCACGGGCGCCCTGGGGTTCGTGTCCCGCATGCCCGACGCGGATTTCGGTCTGCCGAACGCGGGTGACGGGGGCTCACGGATGCTGGGGGCGGGCCCGCGGGCCCTCGGCGCGTCCGGTGCGAGTTCCGATGCGCCCGAGTCCCTGTCCGAAACCGAGCCTTCCGTTGCGGGGCAGCAGTTCTCGGGAATATCTGGATCGTTCGCAGAGGCCCCCGCCGACGATGATGCGTGGGCCCACGAGGAGCTCTGGTCGCCGGACGACGCCCGCGGGGATGTTCAGGAGGTGTCCTCGGATCAGCGGTCAGGGTCTGCGGGCACCCCGGATGTCAGTCGCGCCCGGCGGCGGTCACGGGCATCCAGGTCTGGCCCGGACGAGGATTTCGGTCCCGGGAACCCTTCCGGTTCCGACGCTGCTCCCGGATCGGATCCGGGAGCGCCCCAGGCGTTCTGGACCGAAGGCCCGACGGTTCTGCGGCACGGACGGACGCAGTCGCGGGGCGGCGATCTCCGGGGGCGGGCTCCGGGGTCTCCCGCAACCCCGCCCGGATTCCGGAACGTTCAGGGAAGCGTCGGTACGGGTGACCCGCAGGCGTTCTGGACCCAGGACCTGCCGATCCCCGGCCGTCGCAACGCCTCTCCCGCCCCGGCCGGTCACAGAGGACCGGGCTCCGAAAAGCCGGTCGATAACAGGCCGTCTGCCAACTATGACGACCGGGCCAACTATGACGACCCGGCAGGTCATGGCGACCAGACCGGTCATGGGAATCAGGCCGGCTACGGCAACCAGGCCGGTTACCCAGATGGGGCTGGTGACGGAGACGAGACCCGTTACCGAGACGGGGCCGCCGGCGAGGAGAGCGAGGAGAGCGCTGGTTACGGGGACCGCGACGAGACCGAGGACCGGTCACCGGATCAGCGCGGCCCGATGCCCGACGAGTTCCGGGCCGGGTCACGGTCACCGGGTGGACAGAACCGTGCTCCCCGGCTGGGTGCCGGGCGTGGTCCGCGTGGCCACAACCGCCAGCAGCGGGAGGAACGTGTCCACGACGAACAGGTTCGCGACGCGTCCGACGCCATCTGGCTGAAAGACCTGGCGCGCCCGGCCACTCCCGCGAACCTCTTCCAGCCCCGGCAGCCCGGCCCGCCCCGACCCCCGAACACCTACTCGCCGAACACCTACTCGCCGAACACCTACTCGCCGAACACCTACTCGCCGAACGCCCACGCTCCGAACCAGGGCTCCCCGAACCAGGGCTCACTGAACCAGAGCGCGCCGTACGGCAACCGGCCGGGGCAACCAGGACGTCCACCATCGGCCGGATCCCGACCCGCACAGTACCCACCGGGTGCGAACAACCGGCCGGGAGGCCGGCCGGGTCCGGTCTGGGTCGACTCGGCGCGCGGCCTGGCGATCGTGCTGGTCGTGTTCCTGCACGCGGCCGGATGGGTACAGCAGTCGGCGAGCACCATGCCACTGCTGAACGACCTCAACCAGATCGTCAGCACCGTGTGGACACCGCTGTTCTTCCTGAGCGCGGGCCTCCTCGCGACCCGGTGGCTGTACGCGTCCTGGTCGGAACTGCTGTCGCAGAAGGTCTTGTCGCTGGTCTGGGTATATCTGCTGTGGCAGGTCGTGAGCACCGTGCAGTCGGTGGTCGCGTCGACGTTCACGGGTGCGTCGCCGGGCCCGGCGAGCCTGCTGACGTCGCTGGCCCTGTCCCCGGCCCGCCCGGCGTTCGAACTCTGGTTCGTCTGGGCGCTGGCCATCTTCTTCGTGGTGGCCCGGCTGTGCTCCCGTTTCCCGCTGGCGCCCCAGCTGGCGGTGGGCGCGCTGATGGGGGCGCTGACGTTCTCCGACCTGATCCCCGCGATCAACCTGGGCTGGAGCGGTACGCCGAGCTACTACCTGTTCTTCCTGATCGGCTGCTACTACAGCCAGTTGCTGCAGATGCTGGCCGAACGCTTCACCCCGAAGGTCGCCCTGGGATCGGTCGGGGGCTGGCTGCTGATCTCCACGCTGATCCACGTCACCGGTCTGGACGGGCTGCCGGTGGTCGGGGTGATCGTGCACCTGCTCGGTCTGGTGGCGGGAGTCGGAGCGGCCGTGCTGCTGCAGAATGTGCAGCTGCTCAGCTATCTCGGCGCCCGCACGATCCCGATCTACCTGACCCACACCTCGGTGATCGTGCTGCTGGTGGCGGTTCTCCACCCGATCATGGGCGCGGTGCCGGGCCTGACCTGGATCCTGCCGTTCGCCCTGACGGTGCCGGCGATCTGGTTGTCGCTGAAGCTGTACGACGCGGTGATGCAGACTCCGCTGCGGTTCATCTACGAACCGCCCGAGAACCTCACCGACCTGGTCCGCAGCACCGTCGGGCAGCGTCGCGGCGGCGCCGACCGGCTGCCTCCCGCGCTGGTTCCGGGGCTGGTGCGCCAGCCGTTCGACCGTCAGATCGAGAGCGTGCTGATGTAG
- a CDS encoding SigE family RNA polymerase sigma factor, translating to MIALLPALRFWRMLSRPAESPGHRQESFLEKGSRSRELDDEPAEIGFRRFVAARWGALQRYAFLLTGDHQLAEDVVQAALEKCWRRWGKIQNDSPESYVRAAIANTAASRHRKRSLPETSLDDLLVSPAAPGDHAESHALRSGLWSALSDLPPRQRTVVVLRLWEDRSVEETARMLGISSGAVKSQLSKAVAHLREHPGVRGLLQNTGGEVIR from the coding sequence GTGATCGCCTTGTTACCGGCACTGCGCTTCTGGCGCATGCTGTCCCGACCGGCGGAGTCACCCGGTCATCGTCAGGAGTCCTTCCTCGAGAAGGGCTCCCGGAGCCGGGAACTGGACGACGAACCGGCCGAGATCGGGTTCCGCCGGTTCGTCGCTGCCCGCTGGGGGGCCCTGCAGCGGTACGCGTTCCTGCTCACCGGCGACCATCAGCTCGCCGAGGACGTGGTGCAGGCCGCGCTGGAGAAGTGCTGGCGGCGCTGGGGAAAGATTCAGAACGACTCGCCGGAGAGCTACGTGCGGGCCGCGATCGCGAACACCGCGGCGTCCCGTCACCGTAAGCGCTCGCTGCCGGAGACCTCGCTCGACGACCTGCTGGTCTCCCCGGCCGCACCCGGTGACCACGCGGAGAGTCACGCCCTGCGGTCCGGGCTCTGGTCGGCCCTGAGCGACCTGCCCCCGCGTCAGCGAACGGTCGTGGTGCTGCGTCTGTGGGAGGACCGCTCGGTCGAGGAGACCGCGCGGATGCTGGGCATCTCGTCCGGAGCGGTGAAGTCACAACTGTCCAAGGCGGTCGCTCACCTGCGGGAACACCCCGGGGTTCGCGGTCTGCTCCAGAACACCGGTGGGGAGGTCATCCGATGA
- a CDS encoding bifunctional diguanylate cyclase/phosphodiesterase, which yields MLWGAVTAHPTTTVRDVAYGAVVLVAVACAAALTVAGITQGADARPLATGLTGMVALLCGSLLAWNGTWAGSPDGEPVRYRQILGAALILWGTGQIINALSDRGFPTIGDSIAFVAAPLGVWGLLSVPRAVPGRHPAWRLGLDSVLLGVTVALPAWHFAFAHVFTDRPFDADAVMAALVLIADLTVICFATLAYVRDLDRNLFIAAVGAGLYTVGDLVTMRAGLAGTDPWPWWASLLWCLAWPVIAYGLLHYEPRPADELRVPVDPDARGVIITTTVSLVLLVVSLAALLVDDHTDRIALVLVMIAVVVFGGREMLNTRIRSALLRRLNEEATADPLTGLANRRVLQAQMARLQQGEPWCLLTVDLDGFKDVNDLLGHATGDKLLVAVAHRLAAAVPPNALVSRIGGDEFAVLLPGSIEIGTQVGQTIVTAVRQSAADVEGVTRVEVSASIGVAAVDAKARIEGAASLGGSDPSDPSDLSNLSPVTAPADDPDAPDLADDSDDADDAAAQPDPSVQTVVDPLGALSASGAALRVAKATGRNRVEVYDSTVARIRQRRLRVEERLRTAVETRAITVQFQPIVDLRRGVVTSAEALARWTDPQLGRVGPDEFITVAEQTGLVVDIGEQIMEATLSSAVKEGLFDRGLRINCNVSPVQLRVPGFHQVVQEALTAHGAPREQFVIEVTEQVLVEEGQAAQTLHRLAALGFTIAIDDFGTGYSALGYLQRLPADILKIDRALTSSLISEPRSRAITRAVLDLSRTVGVSVVVEGVETSQVDDLVRRMGVGFGQGLHYGHAMSAGDLAAMTDRLGRNNP from the coding sequence ATGCTGTGGGGCGCGGTGACCGCCCACCCCACCACCACGGTCAGGGACGTCGCGTACGGGGCGGTGGTCCTCGTGGCCGTCGCCTGCGCGGCGGCCCTGACCGTGGCCGGCATCACCCAGGGTGCCGACGCCCGGCCGCTGGCGACCGGGCTGACCGGCATGGTCGCGCTGCTGTGCGGTTCCCTGCTGGCCTGGAACGGAACGTGGGCGGGCTCCCCGGACGGTGAGCCCGTTCGGTACCGGCAGATCCTCGGCGCCGCCCTGATCCTCTGGGGCACCGGCCAGATCATCAATGCTCTGTCCGACCGCGGTTTCCCGACCATCGGCGACTCCATCGCGTTCGTCGCCGCGCCGCTGGGCGTGTGGGGCCTGCTGTCGGTGCCCCGGGCCGTGCCGGGCCGGCACCCGGCCTGGCGCCTGGGCCTGGACTCGGTGTTGCTCGGCGTCACGGTGGCGCTGCCCGCCTGGCACTTCGCCTTCGCCCACGTGTTCACCGACCGGCCGTTCGACGCCGATGCCGTGATGGCGGCGCTGGTGCTGATCGCGGATCTCACCGTGATCTGCTTCGCCACCCTCGCCTACGTGCGTGACCTCGACCGCAACCTGTTCATCGCCGCGGTCGGCGCCGGGCTCTACACGGTCGGCGACCTGGTGACGATGCGTGCCGGTCTGGCCGGAACCGATCCCTGGCCCTGGTGGGCGTCGCTGCTCTGGTGCCTGGCCTGGCCCGTGATTGCCTACGGACTGCTGCATTACGAGCCCCGGCCGGCCGACGAGCTACGCGTCCCGGTCGACCCGGACGCCCGCGGCGTCATCATCACGACCACCGTCAGCCTGGTGCTGCTGGTCGTCTCGCTGGCCGCGCTGCTGGTGGACGACCACACCGACCGGATCGCCCTGGTCCTGGTGATGATCGCGGTGGTCGTGTTCGGCGGCCGCGAGATGCTGAACACCCGCATCCGCTCGGCCCTGCTGCGCCGGCTGAACGAGGAGGCCACGGCCGACCCACTGACCGGCCTGGCGAACCGCCGCGTGTTGCAGGCCCAGATGGCACGCCTGCAACAGGGCGAGCCGTGGTGCCTGCTGACCGTCGACCTGGACGGCTTCAAAGACGTCAACGACCTGCTCGGCCACGCCACCGGTGACAAGCTGCTCGTCGCCGTGGCCCATCGCCTCGCCGCCGCGGTACCGCCCAACGCACTGGTCAGCCGCATCGGTGGTGACGAGTTCGCCGTGCTCCTGCCCGGCAGCATCGAGATCGGTACCCAGGTCGGTCAGACCATCGTCACCGCCGTGCGGCAGTCGGCCGCCGACGTCGAGGGCGTCACCCGGGTCGAGGTCTCGGCCAGCATCGGGGTCGCGGCCGTCGACGCCAAGGCCCGGATCGAGGGGGCGGCGTCGCTCGGGGGCAGCGACCCGAGTGACCCGAGCGACCTGAGCAACCTGAGCCCGGTCACCGCACCGGCCGACGACCCTGACGCCCCCGACCTCGCTGACGACTCCGACGATGCTGACGACGCGGCTGCACAGCCGGACCCCTCCGTGCAGACCGTGGTCGACCCGCTCGGCGCGCTCTCGGCCTCGGGCGCGGCGCTGCGCGTGGCCAAGGCCACGGGCCGCAACCGGGTCGAGGTGTACGACTCCACGGTCGCCCGCATCCGGCAGCGCCGCCTGCGGGTGGAGGAGCGGCTGCGTACCGCCGTCGAGACCCGTGCGATCACCGTGCAGTTCCAGCCCATCGTCGACCTGCGTCGCGGGGTGGTCACCAGCGCCGAGGCCCTGGCCCGCTGGACCGACCCGCAGCTCGGCCGGGTCGGGCCGGACGAGTTCATCACCGTGGCCGAGCAGACCGGGCTGGTCGTCGACATCGGCGAGCAGATCATGGAGGCCACGCTCAGCAGCGCCGTGAAGGAAGGCCTGTTCGACCGCGGCCTGCGCATCAACTGCAACGTGTCGCCCGTGCAGTTGCGGGTGCCCGGCTTCCACCAGGTGGTGCAGGAAGCGCTCACCGCCCACGGCGCGCCCCGCGAGCAGTTCGTCATCGAGGTCACCGAGCAGGTACTCGTGGAGGAGGGTCAGGCCGCGCAGACCCTGCACCGCCTCGCCGCCCTCGGTTTCACCATCGCGATCGACGATTTCGGCACCGGCTACTCGGCCCTGGGGTACCTGCAGCGCCTGCCCGCCGACATCCTGAAGATCGACCGGGCCCTGACCAGCAGCCTGATCTCCGAACCGCGATCGCGCGCCATCACCCGCGCCGTGCTCGACCTGAGCCGCACCGTCGGCGTGAGCGTCGTGGTCGAGGGGGTCGAGACCAGCCAGGTCGACGACCTGGTGCGCCGCATGGGGGTCGGCTTCGGCCAGGGACTGCACTACGGTCACGCGATGAGTGCCGGTGATCTGGCCGCCATGACCGATCGTCTGGGCCGCAACAACCCCTAA